A single genomic interval of Salvelinus namaycush isolate Seneca chromosome 41, SaNama_1.0, whole genome shotgun sequence harbors:
- the LOC120034577 gene encoding orexin-like, with product MCLNTKHLTTAPGMDTACSTTKKLKVLILLLLVSHLACDAQEVANSRRQKSHSCRLYVLLCRSGNGTGTRGPLTDDAAAGILTLSKRKETDERRFQSRLSQLLHGSRNQAAGILTMGKRTEDTAEPLMRLFPILETDLTTTAQLVLQLPFK from the exons ATGTGTCTCAACACAAAGCACCTTACTACAGCACCAGGGATGGACACAGCGTGCTCAACCACCAAG AAACTCAAGGTTCTCATCTTGTTGCTACTCGTCTCTCATCTGGCCTGTGACGCTCAGGAGGTTGCCAACTCTCGCAGACAGAAATCCCACTCCTGCCGTCTTTACGTCCTGCTCTGTCGCTCAGGTAATGGGACGGGGACAAGGGGACCCCTCACTGATGACGCAGCCGCTGGAATCCTCACACTCAGTAAACGGAAAGAAACTGATGAACGTCGCTTCCAGAGCCGGTTGAGTCAGCTACTCCACGGGTCACGGAACCAAGCGGCGGGAATCTTAACGATGGGGAAGAGGACCGAAGACACAGCAGAACCGCTCATGCGCTTGTTTCCCATTTTAGAGACGGACCTCACTACCACAGCCCAATTGGTTTTACAACTACCATTCAAGTGA